Below is a genomic region from Rosa chinensis cultivar Old Blush chromosome 5, RchiOBHm-V2, whole genome shotgun sequence.
TGAATCCGCCACCGCCTAATACCATAATTGGCCATGGCTTCTGCGGGATCTAATATGCAAGTATTATCAACTTTGGAGCTACTGTTATTATGTGCCACTGATACGTACTGCTCTATCACAGTCTTCGGACTCCTAGCTCATTTTGGACATAGGATGATCATGGTTGCCTCCAGACATAgaccaaaagaaattataagTAGCCCGAAAATCTACCTCCCCTTCGTGTCGTTAGCGTTGCTAGATATTATAGAACTCCAGACTTTCCAATTGACTAACATCAATCTTCCCTTGATAACACACTCGCCTTGTATGAACTCATTTGTGTGATGAGGTTACACTACTATGCACTTGCGTGTTTAAAAGCCATCGTCGGGCTACTGCAAGGCAATGCTAGTGACAATAGGACCGAAGGTTACACAACTTTCAAATATCCAATGAAAAAAGGATCGGGATTGTTTACGTGCTTAGGATTGCACTTCGTCCATAATGAATATATGTAAGGGGTTTATCTATTTAAGCATCGATCGTTTGGATTCTGCTGTGCTTGATTAAAGTGAAAGTAATAAACGGAGATGCTCTCAGTTGGGATGCTGCGCAGACAGAAGCTCTAGTTAGTTGGGATACATGGAAAGATATTTACTTTATATTTTTGGTAGAGTTTTACGTCCTAACTAATTGCGGCGAGTTCAACTTTGCGCATGCATCGGTTGGATGGTATTATGCAGGATCAGAAACAGAGATGCACGCTCCGAGTTGGATTAGGTGGATGGAGCTTTGCGATGAGTTTTTGCTAGAACTTATGACTGAATTTTTGGCAGCGTTTCTTATGGGATTTAAGAAGGTTAAACGGCTTGAATATGATTGTTATCTGGTATTGAAGGAAACTATCATATGTTTCATGCTATTACCCGCAATTATAGTCATAAAACTCATATCTGTTGGAAGAGATGATCGGGGTCGGCTGAGTCTACAGCCCCATGATGAGCTGCCTGAATCGTCTACTTTGATCCGGCCACCCACCCTTTGCATGTTGACTGATGGCGAGTACCCAACAGCTGAAGGAAATGAGCATTGAAGTGAATCAAGTGATTATGTTAGCATAATCTGGAGAAACAGGCCAATTAGTCTATTTCGCATGTACGGAGTTAATTTGCAGCAGTTGAATTTTTTGTTAGTTTTCACTTCTATATAAGAGACTTTTGAATTTTCGATCATATGTAATTTTACCCTTCGAAGTTCGAAGTTACTTTATTAATTTTGCTCAGTCGaacaaattaagaaaaaattaatgTTGTTGGAGTTGTTTTTATAAATGACTTTCTCAActtatgggaaaattttatataGAAGCAAGTCTACGCAGCTAACTAGGAGTGACAGACATGAAGATTATTAGGCTTGATTGGTTACTACTTACTACACATATCATCTCTACCGTAAAAGGCGATTGTTCTAGAAGGTTCTGACTACactgtgatattgtttaattaCCATCGATAATAGTAATTTTCATACAAAAATCACTTTGTACGAGGCAATTAATAACCATGTAATGAGGTAGCTCTTGTTGGCTAATTAGCAATCCGAAAGCTACATAACACAGTCAAACAAATTGAAAGCCTAGCTATGCAAACAATTATGAGTACAAAGCACAACATGTAACTTTTGTGCACGTGTTTGTAAGAAAAATTCATATCATATgagatgtaaatatttgtaTGGTATAGTTTTCAAATACGGCGCGTTCGTCTCACGTAATCCTTAAAATAACAAGAGAATGAATTGCCTTACCCAATCAAACAAGCAATGCAAAAGCAAAAAGCCCGTTTGAGTTTCTCATATATAATTTGACAAGTAAAACAAACCAACGGAGCTGATGAAGTCATTTGGATGTGACACAAAAGTCCTGGATCAGACAATTAGGCCCATGTCTATTAGGTAAATTTTCCAAACTCAATGAGTCCAcaagaaaataattaataatcAAAATTAAATCACATTGAAATGAAATGACAGCCGCCTACTAAAAATTTGGCACACCCTCAGTCTTGTCTCTTCACCACTGACTAGGGTTTTAGGAGGGTTTTAGGTTGCCTTTAGGTTTTAGGCAACCAAACACATCCTATTTAGTCTATACATACAGCTGGAGCCGTTTCAAGAACCTCTTTTACTGATTCAACCACGCAAAACGACACCGCTTCACGTTCTGCAATCGCCAAACTTGCTCTGTATTTTCTTTTCAGACAGCTCTGATTTACCAAAATACCAACCAAGGCATATGCTTCGATCTGCTTCCTTCCCACATGACTAACACAACCAAAACCCTTTGTAgtttctcttccatttttttaatCACGACCAACTTTTTTTGACCACTACTTAATCAAAAGcacttctcaaatctcaacaaaCCAACTTGCTTGCGCCCCAAGTCGGCTCCTTTTCAACTCCCAGGATCTTGGAGATCACGCAGCTCTGTCTAAACAAGAACCACAGTAAATCGTCTTAAACCCTTCTGCTTCATAAAGATCACATTTTTATTGGTTTTCTCTGTTCATGTTTCAATGCTTATCAATGGTTTGTATTCTCTGTGTTTCTGTTCAATCTTCTTAGGCTCTTCTTAGCTTTAGTGTTTCTGTTTCCCCAGTTTGTATGCATTTTCTGTATCTTTGTATTCGGTGTGTATAAGATCTGGGTGTTTTGTACTGGAGATTGGTTTTTAAGCTTGaaagttcttttttttgttgttctgGGTTTAACATTTTTCTGCCTTTCATGTTGATTTTTCATATAAAACAGAGAGCTTTTGTTTACATTAGAGAATTCATGATTGTGATGGCTGAGATTCTAAATTTGACATGTTAATCACCTTAGTAGAAAGACTGATGAGTTGGGTTTGTCGATTATTATGTGTTTTAGCAACGTACAAGTAAAAAGCTACTGTCTTTTTAGCTTTTTATTAGCTGCTAAATTTACAAGAGCTTTCTCTTTGTTTCTGCCATCAACTGATGACCAAAGCAatgttggtttttgttttgctgtCATGTAGTCTTGGAATCCATCGTTGTCCGACTTAATAAATTTACTTTGTTTAATTTGGAGTAGATCTTTATTTGTCCTGCCTGCTGTCATTATCTCTCCACATTTTTTGGAGTGGTATATACAGCTACTTATAAATATGTGTGCCTTCAAATGTTACTTCTATAGGTGTTTGCAATTTGCACAGCTCACACTTTTTCATCTGTGATTCAATTCCACAGGTTGAGCAAGTGATCATTTGATTCCGTTTAGAGGGTTTAAAGGGTACTTATTAGTCTTAATTGAGGGACTGATACTTTCGAAATGGCTTTAGAAAGGATTGCTAGGACTGCTAGGAGTAGCTGCAGAAGGTCAGGAGGTGCCTTTGGTGGTCACAAAAGTGAAAAGGATATGTCCTCTGAGGGAGCATCCACGCGCAAATATTGTTCCTTACCTTCACTTGAACGTGACACCAGAAATAGCAATTTTTCGTACCTTTCCAGCATTCCAAAGGTGAATCACAGTAGCTTTTGGAGCAGGGGAATAAGGACAACCCCAAGTTATCAATTTCCATCTGCAGAGAGGATTGTTGAGGAGTCTGATTTGGAGTGTAATGATCCCAAGTATCCAGGTTTAGAGGCAACTAAGCCAGGTGAAAAGCCAAGAGTGGTTGTTCTTGGTACTGGCTGGGCTGCCTGTCGATTCCTTAAGGGACTAGACACAAAGATTTatgatgttgtttgcatatcaCCAAGGAATCACATGGTCTTCACTCCCTTGCTTGCTTCAACTTGTGTTGGTACCTTGGAATTCCGTTCAGTTGCTGAACCTGTCAGTCGTATACAATCTGCACTGGCAACAAATCCCAATTCATACTTCTATCTGGCTTCCTGCTTTGGCATTGACACAAACAAACATGAGGTACTCAAAGTCTCTTTAACCAGTTCTCCTGTTCATTTACTTAATTTGGTTTAAGGTGTATAGGGTCGGTGACATATATAGCATCTGATACATATAGGTTTCTCACTAGATGCATTCATACAGCATGTTCCTCCTTTGCATGCAGTTCCGTAACACAATGAAAAATGATGTCAATATGCTTGTTTTATGGCTTTTATATGTGTTGACAGTGTTCTTCAATATGAAGTTGAAATACAGCATATAGTTCTGATATTAAAAATCTCTCAAAGTTATGATTGTTTGTGAAGTAATGCATACTAGACTTAACTTGACACGAGAATGGATGTTCATAAGTTATAGCTTGATCTGAAATCAGTACCTGATTTTTTCCAAATGGGGAAAATGTATACTTTTTTTGCCCATTGATCAAACATTTTTCCCCGTTGATCATTAACATACTGAACATTAACAAGGAAGAAGAATACAGTCAGCAAGCAAAAAAGGTTAATCCTCTTCTCTCATATAGGTGTACTGCGAGACAGTCAGCAACGGTGGTTTGCCTAATGAACCTTACAGATTCAAAGTTGCCTATGACAAGCTTGTCATAGCAGCTGGATCCGAGCCCTTGACATTTGGGATCAAAGGTGTGACAGAAAATGCATTTTTCCTCCGAGAAGTGAATCATGCCCAAGAGATTAGAAAGAAGCTTCTCTTGAACTTGATGCTCTCGGACAACCCAGGTGAGTGTTATCTCTTAGAGGATGGCTGTTCTTCTCTCTAAAGGGTGATTGAAAAAGAATATTGCCAAACATTGGTTTCCTCTCGCAATCATCTTATGCATTTTCATTTACAGGCGTATCAGAGGAAGAAAGGAAACGCCTCTTGCATTGTGTTGTTATCGGAGGTGGCCCTACCGGGGTGGAGTTCAGTGGTGAATTGAGTGATTTCATCATGAAAGATGTCCGTGAAAGGTATACTCATGTTAAGGACTACATCAAAGTCACCCTCATTGAGGTACTTGTTTCTTATTCACTCCTATACGTATAGTCATATATACATTTCACTTTTGGCCAAGAAAATTTGATTTTCTCTCATGTATTTTCCTGGAATAGGCTAATGAGATTCTGTCATCCTTCGACGTTGGATTAAGGCAGTATGCAACCAATCACCTGACCAAGGTTagcagattttgatttttgttttctgaggGATATTCTTGTAGTTCGGATAACTAATTTGAAGGTTGAACTTTTGCATCAGTGTGGTGTTAGCCTTATGCGAGGTGTTGTGAAAGAGGTGCATGCAAAGAAGATAGTTCTTAACAATGGCACTGATGTTCCATATGGCCTATTGGTCTGGTCTACAGGCGTTGGTCCCTCACAGTTTGTGAAATCACTTGATCTTCCCAAGTCCCCTGGTGGAAGGTATATGCACCAGAATTTCTCTCTGCTATCTCGTCTTTTCTTGGTGGACTGTTTACTTCTATTGAATGTATTAAGCATCTAAAATGAGTGCTATTGAGTGATACAGGATCGGTGTTGATGGGTGGTTGAGAGTTCCTGCTGTGGAAGATGTGTTTGCACTTGGAGATTGCGCAGGTTTTCTTGAAGAGACAGGGAAGCCAGTGCTTCCAGCTTTAGCTCAGGTTAGAACC
It encodes:
- the LOC112167737 gene encoding internal alternative NAD(P)H-ubiquinone oxidoreductase A1, mitochondrial, coding for MALERIARTARSSCRRSGGAFGGHKSEKDMSSEGASTRKYCSLPSLERDTRNSNFSYLSSIPKVNHSSFWSRGIRTTPSYQFPSAERIVEESDLECNDPKYPGLEATKPGEKPRVVVLGTGWAACRFLKGLDTKIYDVVCISPRNHMVFTPLLASTCVGTLEFRSVAEPVSRIQSALATNPNSYFYLASCFGIDTNKHEVYCETVSNGGLPNEPYRFKVAYDKLVIAAGSEPLTFGIKGVTENAFFLREVNHAQEIRKKLLLNLMLSDNPGVSEEERKRLLHCVVIGGGPTGVEFSGELSDFIMKDVRERYTHVKDYIKVTLIEANEILSSFDVGLRQYATNHLTKCGVSLMRGVVKEVHAKKIVLNNGTDVPYGLLVWSTGVGPSQFVKSLDLPKSPGGRIGVDGWLRVPAVEDVFALGDCAGFLEETGKPVLPALAQVAEREGKFLVALFNRIGKEAGKAMSAKNIYLGEPFVYQHLGSMASVGGYKALVDLRQSKDAKGITHAGFVSWFIWRSAYLTRVVSWRNRFYVAVNWATTLVFGRDNSRIG